tcctgtgtgaCAACGCATATGTTCCTTCAAACGAATTTTCTGTGTATaactttttaaacaaatgtcacatttaaatggtttttctcctgtatggTTAGGCGAATGTATTATCAAATGatttttctgtgaaaattttttcgagCAAATGTCACacttgaatggcttttctcctgcgTGACAAAGCAAATGTTCACTCAAATGACTTTTTAATACAAAAGTTTTTAAGCAAAAGTAACATTTGAaggaatttttttctatgtgGATAAGTGAATGTCgtttcaaatgatttttcagtgaAAATGATTTTGCGCATATGTCGCATTTGAACGGTTTTTCCCCAGTGTGAATACGTAAATGTGtatccaaattatttttcaatgaaaatgttttcaaacaaacgtcacatttgaatggcttttcccCTGTGTGGCATCGCATATGtcgtttcaaattatttttcagtgaaAAAGCTTTTGAACatatgtcacatttgaatggcttttctcctgtgtgaATACGTAAATGCGAATTCAGATTAGTTTTCCatgtaaaagtttttaaacaaatgtcacatttgaatggtttttctcctgtgtgaATACGTAAAtgtgtattcaaattatttttcaatgaaaacgtttttgaacaacaATCACATTTGAGTGGCTTTTCTTTAGTTTCAGTTAATAAATCTCCATTTGAATCACTTTTCCCCAATTTTTGACCATCATCTAAGCTCATCTCGAAATTATCAATAAAGCTGATgtctttttcctttttcaaatcATGTTCtactatttcaatttcatttttaacatctttATAAAGAATTCTGGAAATGGCAATTGTTTGCCTCTTTCTACAATTTTTCTGGTGTAATTTCTTCTTAATTATATAATGCTTTATAAAAAAGTGACAAACAAATTCTTTTagtttcgtgaaaaaattacCACAAAACCTGCAACTCATAATCCCATCAATAATATGTGGATTTAGGTGTTGTCCATTTTTAAGGAGACCTACAAAGAAAACTATAGTTGTTATTTGTTAAGAGGATAAAGCATTTAAAAGTCCTATGAAGAATGAAAATCACAACTGAAGTATAAAATCTGTGGAGAAATTTTCATCTGTGCTCTCAtttccttcctcattttatttttatccgCAGTTCTACAGCAGCAAGGTGGGGACTCAACTAAACCCAAAGGAacaaaattggaatttctagaaccgttggtgatattcatacttaacacactttttacactaccactacaccaatactcacaattacactcaCACGCGTTTCTGTAATCAAGTTATCATctccagagactgaaggtaaactaaaacctaataacttgacttacctaaTTTATCCACCAATAAACCTTTCCttgcgaaaattaattccagacagtgtaattgtaagtgttggtgtagtggtagtttaaacagtgtgttcaggcCGAACTATCAGTGAGTACAGTGGGCTGGCCTGAGAGTGCTGTGCCATAGACATTTCTCTGATCCAATATCGGAAATTACTATCactcattttttgttttatataccaattccaaaataatttcttcatttatgacaattttcattccaaaattCTTCTAATAGCGAATCACTTTTTGGCACCTTTCTTTAGGGCCTCTAGTTCTTATTTTTGCCTCCTTGCCTTGCTTCCTGCTATgtgatatataattttcttctctACCTTTTCCAGTATTTCTAGTGTTTTACTTATATCTTTTAACTTTTAGTTCAGAATCCTTATTGTTCAAGACTTAATTTCCAAAAGTTTATTATCAACACTTGCTTGTTGATCTTTACTATTGAGTATTTTGAACTtgcttttttactaattttacaactttttaatcCATGCTCGTTCCTTTCACCAACACATAGTAGTTTAATTGTCACTATCCTTTGTGATTTGCTAAAACCTATCCCTCAGGATAGTTATCATCCAAATCAAATTGTCAAGTTTTAAGCTCTTCcagtttaattatttatatatactgaTCTGAAAAACTTCGAATATTCATACCAGTTAAGTATTGACTGAATCAATTTAGATTTACTATGATACAATT
The sequence above is drawn from the Diorhabda carinulata isolate Delta chromosome 6, icDioCari1.1, whole genome shotgun sequence genome and encodes:
- the LOC130895461 gene encoding zinc finger protein OZF-like — encoded protein: MDVKQEFNDDEYKIAVLDGDTNIDSIEREMNNELNIAQLFGKSMVAEKTRMNSCHNEINIINIPNKFRYLKGKTGRQTKSKGLLKNGQHLNPHIIDGIMSCRFCGNFFTKLKEFVCHFFIKHYIIKKKLHQKNCRKRQTIAISRILYKDVKNEIEIVEHDLKKEKDISFIDNFEMSLDDGQKLGKSDSNGDLLTETKEKPLKCDCCSKTFSLKNNLNTHLRIHTGEKPFKCDICLKTFTWKTNLNSHLRIHTGEKPFKCDICSKAFSLKNNLKRHMRCHTGEKPFKCDVCLKTFSLKNNLDTHLRIHTGEKPFKCDICAKSFSLKNHLKRHSLIHIEKNSFKCYFCLKTFVLKSHLSEHLLCHAGEKPFKCDICSKKFSQKNHLIIHSPNHTGEKPFKCDICLKSYTQKIRLKEHMRCHTGEKPFGCETCSKSFTLKCYLIEHLRSHTGEKPFKCVICLKAYTQKSSLNEHMWCHTEEKPFKCDLCLKAFTQKNHLNDHLRCHTGEKPFKCGVCMKAFRQKSHLKRHCRSHTGEKPYKCEICFKTFTRKFQLNKHSRCHREAIRT